From a region of the Drosophila virilis strain 15010-1051.87 chromosome 3, Dvir_AGI_RSII-ME, whole genome shotgun sequence genome:
- the LOC6622079 gene encoding uncharacterized protein, with amino-acid sequence MAPITTDNCEFECATSVDSSINGSQNNNFENDIAIDIDNDNFVSNASNVSNLSQVQAEDHVEQEQQQQQEKQQQMPWEAPGKQGLYDPQNEHEACGVGFIVAIDGKRSHKILRDAQTLSERMNHRGACACDNDTGDGAGVLASIPHGLYAKALAAQGVTLPELGNYATGIFYLDVAQHASAESEFDELAKSLGLSVLAWRTVPANQQAIGVVARKSEPLSRQVFVARPEGTDEKSFERQVFVLRKRASHELAKPGRRFYICSLSDRTVVYKGLFTSDQLWDYYTDLQDPDFETYMALVHTRFSTNTFPSWERAHPLRVLAHNGEINTLRGNVNLMKAREGVMQSELFGEQLKKLYPVVEPNLSDSGSFDCVLEFITMASDRSLPESVMTMVPEAWQNDRTMPQEKRDFYQWAACVMEPWDGPALISFTDGRYIGAVLDRNGLRPSRFYVTKENVLVMASEVGVYDVDPSQVTLKSRLKPGRMLLVDTKEQKLIQDIELKARIAKSRPHSDWLQQKITLDEIRNANVLNTPIVEPPKLPASQRGIFDPRLSLFGYTTETVNMLLIPMFQNKKEALGSMGNDAPLACLSGYQPIPYEYFKQLFAQVTNPPIDPFREKVVMSMQCPLGPEANLLQPSAQQVHRIWLPNPILSIPDTQLLKRNTHRGWKTKVLDITFQYSEGYQGYLDCIDRICREGANAAQAGYQLLVLSDREAGCNEHVAVSALLALGALHHHLIETLQRMKVGIIVETAEAREVHHVCVLLGYGADAICPYLAFELAQALRDDGVIGTDVTDKQIYAAYAQAIDTGIAKVMAKMGISTLQSYKSAQIFEAVGLGNEVIDKCFRGTQSRIGGVTLEILAKEGLERFQLTYGKVSPDTRILRNPGQYHWRHGGEAHINEPSSIGSLQEAAVNKNLSAFEAFKKTTLESVKQCCLRGQLEFVTDRQKIDLAEVEPASEIVKRFATGAMSFGSISLEAHQTLSITMNRIGGKSNTGEGGEDSDRYLNQDPNNSRRSAIKQVASGRFGVTASYLANADDLQIKMAQGAKPGEGGELPGYKVTKDIAKTRKSVPGVGLISPPPHHDIYSIEDLAELIYDLKCSNPNARISVKLVSEVGVGVVASGVAKGKAEHIVISGHDGGTGASSWTGIKNAGLPWELGIAETHQVLVLNNLRSRVVVQADGQLRTGFDVVVAALLGADEFGFSTAPLIVMGCTMMRKCHLNTCPVGIATQDPVLRKKFTGKPEHVINFFFMLAEDIRQIMANLGIRKFQDLIGRTDLLRMASQRDTKASNLDLKLLLQPALELRPGTNIVGGSVKQDFQLEKRADNQLIEQAQQIFNGARDNITVKMPIHNEERAFGSTLSYHIACKYGEAGLPAGKSIDIFLEGSAGQSFCAFLARGVNVTLKGDANDYVGKGLCGGNIIITPPDTVPFESHLNVIAGNVCLYGATEGTAYFRGIAAERFCVRNSGVTAVVEGVGDHGCEYMTGGLVVILGLTGRNFAAGMSGGIAYVYDIDGSFKPKVNPESVELLPLQLDEDVALVKQLLADFIEKTDSKVAKELLDNWAQVQSKFVKVFPYEYQKALKDMAEQEAVQQPAKVAAIENGNGKHEPHIKDIEEAIQDVALEQKRADRVLDKTRGFVKYKRESAPYRDAGERQQDWNEVYNFPHVRKNLKMQAARCMECGVPFCQSNSTGCPLGNIIPKWNDLVFHGEWQEALRQLLQTNNFPEFTGRVCPAPCEGSCVLGISEPAVTIKNIECAIIDHAFEQGWIKAEIPETRTGKRVAIVGSGPSGLAAAQQLNRAGHFVTVFERNDRVGGLLQYGIPTMKLSKEVVKRRVDLMADEGIEFRTNVHVGKDTSAEKLVESYDAVLLTTGSTWPRDLPLDNRDLQGIHFAMEFLEAQQKKQLGGKKDIISAEGKDVIIIGGGDTGCDCIATSLRQGAKSITTFEILPEPPLKRADDNPWPQWPKVFRVDYGHEEVRLKWGKDPRQYCTTTKEFVGENGHIKGVHTVEVEWTKTETGQWRMQEVAGSEKYFAADLILLAMGFLGPEKTVPSELGLELDPRGNIKACNGQYGTSNPKVFAAGDCRRGQSLVVWAITEGRQAARQVDSYLTGFPSGLPGPGGVIDPTGPRF; translated from the exons CGCTGCACAGGGCGTAACCTTGCCGGAGCTGGGCAACTATGCCACGGGCATCTTCTATTTGGACGTAGCTCAGCACGCCTCCGCCGAGTCGGAGTTCGATGAGCTGGCCAAGAGTCTGGGCTTGTCGGTGCTCGCCTGGCGCACCGTGCCTGCCAATCAGCAGGCCATCGGGGTTGTGGCACGCAAGTCGGAGCCGTTGTCGCGTCAGGTGTTCGTCGCCCGTCCCGAGGGCACGGACGAGAAGTCGTTTGAGCGTCAGGTGTTTGTGCTGCGCAAGCGTGCCAGCCATGAACTGGCCAAGCCGGGCAGACGCTTCTACATCTGCTCCTTATCGGATCGCACGGTCGTCTACAAGGGTCTGTTCACCTCGGATCAGCTGTGGGACTACTACACGGACCTGCAAGATCCCGATTTCGAAACCTATATGGCGCTGGTGCATACGCGCTTCTCCACCAACACTTTCCCCAGCTGGGAGCGAGCTCATCCGCTGCGCGTCCTGGCCCACAATGGCGAGATTAACACGCTGCGTGGCAATGTGAATCTGATGAAGGCGCGCGAGGGCGTCATGCAGTCGGAGCTGTTTGGAGAGCAGCTCAAGAAGCTGTATCCCGTTGTGGAGCCAAATCTGTCCGATTCGGGCTCCTTCGATTGTGTGCTGGAGTTCATCACAATGGCCAGCGACCGTTCGCTGCCCGAGTCCGTGATGACCATGGTGCCGGAGGCCTGGCAGAACGATCGCACAATGCCGCAGGAGAAGCGCGACTTCTATCAATGGGCCGCCTGCGTCATGGAGCCCTGGGATGGCCCGGCCCTGATCAGTTTCACTGATGGACGTTACATTGGCGCCGTGCTGGATCGCAATGGACTGCGTCCGTCGCGCTTCTATGTGACCAAGGAGAACGTGCTGGTGATGGCCAGCGAGGTGGGCGTCTACGATGTGGATCCCTCCCAGGTGACGCTTAAGAGTCGCCTCAAGCCCGGCCGCATGCTTCTGGTGGACACCAAGGAGCAAAAGCTCATCCAGGACATTGAGCTGAAGGCGCGCATAGCCAAGTCGCGACCCCACTCCGACTGGCTGCAGCAGAAG ATCACGCTGGACGAGATCCGCAATGCCAATGTACTGAACACGCCCATCGTTGAGCCACCCAAGCTGCCAGCCTCGCAGCGCGGCATCTTTGATCCGCGTCTCTCGCTCTTCGGCTACACCACGGAGACGGTCAACATGCTGTTGATACCCATGTTCCAGAACAA AAAGGAGGCACTTGGTTCCATGGGCAATGATGCGCCGCTCGCCTGTCTCTCCGGCTATCAGCCTATTCCGTACGAGTACTTTAAGCAGCTGTTCGCACAGGTGACCAATCCACCAATCGATCCATTCCGCGAGAAGGTTGTCATGTCCATGCAGTGTCCGCTTGGACCGGAGGCGAATCTGCTGCAGCCGTCGGCACAGCAGGTGCATCGCATTTGGCTACCGAATCCCATACTGAGCATTCCAGATACCCAGCTGCTCAAGCGCAACACGCACCGTGGCTGGAAGACCAAGGTCCTGGACATTACATTCCAGTACAGCGAGGGCTACCAGGGCTATCTCGATTGCATCGATCGCATCTGCCGCGAGGGCGCCAATGCCGCCCAGGCGGGCTACCAGCTGCTCGTGCTCTCCGATCGTGAGGCTGGCTGCAACGAGCACGTTGCGGTTTCTGCGTTGCTAGCGCTGGGTGCACTGCATCATCATCTGATCGAGACGCTGCAGCGCATGAAGGTTGGCATTATTGTGGAGACAGCCGAGGCGCGCGAGGTGCACCACGTTTGCGTCCTGCTCGGCTATGGCGCCGATGCCATTTGCCCCTATTTGGCCTTCGAACTGGCCCAGGCGCTGCGCGATGATGGTGTCATCGGTACGGACGTCACCGACAAGCAGATCTATGCCGCCTACGCCCAGGCCATTGACACGGGCATTGCCAAGGTCATGGCCAAGATGGGCATCAGCACGCTGCAGTCCTACAAGAGCGCCCAGATCTTCGAGGCGGTGGGCTTGGGCAACGAGGTGATCGACAAGTGCTTCCGCGGCACCCAGAGCCGCATTGGTGGCGTTACCCTCGAGATACTGGCCAAGGAGGGTCTCGAGCGCTTCCAATTGACCTATGGCAAGGTGTCACCCGATACGCGCATTCTGCGCAATCCCGGACAATATCATTGGCGTCACGGCGGCGAGGCGCACATCAACGAGCCCTCCTCCATTGGCAGCCTGCAGGAGGCGGCCGTCAACAAGAATCTGAGCGCCTTCGAGGCCTTCAAGAAGACCACCCTGGAGAGCGTCAAACAGTGCTGCCTGCGTGGACAGCTTGAGTTCGTGACCGATCGCCAGAAGATTGACCTAGCCGAGGTGGAGCCGGCCAGCGAGATTGTCAAGCG TTTCGCGACTGGCGCCATGAGCTTTGGCAGCATCTCTTTGGAGGCGCATCAAACGCTCTCCATAACCATGAATCGCATCGGGGGCAAGAGCAACACCGGCGAAGGCGGTGAGGACTCCGACCGCTATCTGA ATCAGGATCCGAATAACAGCCGGCGTTCGGCCATCAAGCAGGTGGCTTCGGGTCGCTTTGGTGTGACCGCCTCGTATCTGGCCAATGCGGATGATCTGCAGATCAAAATGGCGCAGGGCGCCAAGCCGGGCGAGGGCGGCGAGCTGCCCGGTTACAAGGTGACCAAGGACATTGCCAAGACGCGCAAATCGGTGCCGGGCGTGGGTCTAATCTCCCCGCCGCCACATCACGACATCTACTCCATTGAGGATCTGGCCGAGCTGATCTATGATCTCAAGTGCTCCAATCCCAATGCACGCATCAGCGTCAAATTGGTCTCCGAAGTGGGAGTGGGCGTGGTAGCCTCTGGCGTAGCCAAG GGCAAAGCCGAGCATATTGTCATCTCTGGCCATGATGGCGGCACCGGCGCCAGCTCCTGGACGGGCATCAAGAATGCCGGACTGCCTTGGGAGCTGGGCATTGCAGAGACGCATCAAGTACTTGTTTTGAATAATCTACGCTCAAG GGTGGTCGTTCAGGCGGATGGACAACTGCGCACGGGCTTCGATGTGGTTGTGGCCGCGCTGCTGGGCGCAGACGAGTTTGGATTCAGCACGGCTCCCTTGATTGTCATGG GCTGCACCATGATGCGCAAGTGTCATTTGAACACCTGTCCCGTGGGCATTGCCACACAGGATCCAGTGCTGCGCAAGAAGTTTACCGGCAAGCCGGAGCATGTCATCAACTTCTTCTTCATGCTCGCCGAGGAC ATTCGTCAAATCATGGCCAATCTGGGCATACGCAAGTTCCAGGATCTGATTGGACGCACCGATCTGCTGCGCATGGCCAGCCAGCGGGACACCAAGGCCAGCAATTTGGATctcaagctgctgctgcagccggcGCTGGAACTGCGTCCGGGCACCAACATTGTGGGCGGCTCCGTCAAGCAGGACTTCCAGCTGGAGAAGCGTGCCGATAACCAGTTGATAGAGCAGGCTCAGCAGATCTTCAACGGTGCCAGGGACAATATCACCGTCAAGATGCCCATACACAACGAGGAGCGCGCGTTTGGCTCGACCCTGAGCTATCACATCGCCTGCAAATATGGCGAAGCTGGCTTGCCCGCTGGCAAGAGCATTGACATCTTTTTGGAGGGCTCGGCTGGCCAGAGCTTCTGCGCTTTCCTCGCGCGCGGTGTCAACGTGACCCTCAAGGGCGATGCCAACGATTATGTGGGCAAGGGCCTCTGTGGCGGCAATATAATCATCACACCACCCGACACCGTGCCCTTCGAGTCGCATCTGAATGTGATCGCGGGCAATGTGTGTCTCTATGGCGCCACCGAGGGCACCGCCTATTTCCGGGGCATTGCCGCCGAGCGGTTCTGTGTGCGCAATTCGGGCGTGACCGCCGTGGTGGAGGGTGTCGGCGATCATGGCTGCGAATACATGACTGGCGGATTGGTTGTGATCCTGGGCTTGACTGGACGCAATTTTGCAGCAGGCATGTCCGGTGGCATTGCCTATGTGTATGATATTGATGGTTCGTTCAAGCCCAAGGTCAATCCGGAGTCTGTGgaactgctgccgctgcaactGGACGAGGATGTGGCTCTCGtgaagcagctgctggctgaCTTTATTGAGAAAACCGACTCGAAGGTGGCCAAGGAGCTCTTGGATAACTGGGCGCAAGTGCAGTCCAAATTTGTCAAGGTCTTCCCGTACGAGTACCAGAAGGCGCTCAAGGACATGGCCGAGCAGGAGGCGGTGCAACAGCCCGCCAAGGTGGCGGCCATCGagaatggcaatggcaaacaCGAACCGCACATCAAGGACATCGAGGAAGCCATTCAGGATGTGGCCCTGGAGCAGAAGCGTGCCGATCGTGTGCTGGACAAGACGCGCGGTTTTGTCAAATACAAGCGCGAGTCGGCTCCATATCGCGATGCTGGCGAGCGTCAGCAGGACTGGAATGAGGTCTACAATTTCCCTCATGTGCGCAAGAACCTCAAGATGCAGGCCGCCCGCTGCATGGAGTGCGGTGTTCCCTTCTGTCAGTCCAACTCGACGGGCTGCCCGCTGGGCAACATCATACCCAAGTGGAACGATCTGGTCTTCCATGGTGAATGGCAGGAGGCACTGCGTCAGCTGCTGCAAACCAACAATTTCCCCGAATTTACGGGCCGCGTTTGCCCGGCGCCCTGCGAGGGCTCCTGTGTGCTGGGCATCTCGGAGCCGGCGGTGACCATCAAGAATATCGAGTGCGCCATCATCGATCATGCCTTCGAGCAGGGCTGGATCAAGGCCGAGATACCAGAGACGCGCACCGGCAAGCGTGTGGCCATTGTGGGCTCAGGTCCATCCGGCCTAGCAGCTGCCCAGCAGCTCAACCGTGCCGGACACTTTGTTACGGTCTTTGAGCGCAACGATCGCGTTGGCGGTCTGCTGCAGTACGGCATTCCAACCATGAAGCTGTCCAAAGAAGTGGTCAAGCGGCGTGTGGATCTCATGGCCGATGAAGGCATCGAATTCCGCACCAATGTGCACGTTGGCAAGGACACCAGCGCTGAGAAGTTGGTGGAGAG CTATGATGCCGTGTTGCTGACCACGGGCTCCACCTGGCCTCGTGATTTGCCCTTGGACAATCGGGATTTGCAGGGCATTCACTTTGCCATGGAGTTCCTCGAAGcgcagcagaagaagcagctgGGCGGCAAGAAAGACATCATCTCGGCTGAAGGCAAGGATGTCATCATCATTGGCGGCGGCGACACCGGCTGCGATTGCATTGCGACCTCGCTGCGTCAAGGCGCCAAGAGCATCACCACCTTTGAGATATTGCCGGAGCCTCCATTGAAGCGTGCCGACGACAATCCCTGGCCGCAGTGGCCCAAGGTATTCCGCGTGGACTACGGCCACGAGGAGGTGCGTCTGAAGTGGGGCAAGGACCCGCGCCAGTACTGCACCACAACCAAAGAGTTTGTCGGTGAGAATGGCCACATCAAGGGCGTCCACACCGTCGAGGTGGAGTGGACCAAGACGGAGACTGGCCAATGGCGCATGCAGGAGGTGGCCGGCTCGGAGAAATACTTTGCTGCCGATCTAATATTGCTGGCCATGGGCTTCCTTGGACCCGAGAAGACGGTGCCCAGCGAGCTGGGCCTGGAACTGGATCCGCGCGGCAACATAAAGGCCTGCAATGGACAGTATGGCACCTCGAATCCCAAGGTGTTCGCAGCGGGCG ATTGCCGGCGCGGTCAATCGTTGGTGGTGTGGGCCATTACGGAGGGTCGTCAGGCGGCGCGTCAAGTGGATTCTTATCTGACCGGTTTTCCCAGCGGCTTGCCCGGACCTGGCGGTGTCATTGATCCCACAGGCCCCAGGTTCTAA